One Pseudomonas sp. MH9.2 DNA segment encodes these proteins:
- a CDS encoding DUF190 domain-containing protein, producing MKGFLVIFFTQQNRRYRGKMLGDWVVDLAKELGLRGATLSTGIEGFGHTGQLHSTHVFELADQPTEIRMAISEDECARLFERLEAEDISLFYIKAPIELGTVGKKADKPLS from the coding sequence ATGAAAGGTTTTCTGGTGATTTTCTTCACTCAGCAGAATCGTCGCTATCGCGGAAAAATGCTCGGTGACTGGGTCGTCGACCTGGCCAAAGAACTGGGGCTACGCGGCGCCACGCTATCGACGGGCATAGAGGGATTTGGCCATACAGGCCAGCTGCATTCCACGCACGTCTTTGAACTTGCCGATCAACCTACCGAAATTCGTATGGCGATTAGCGAAGACGAGTGCGCGCGCCTGTTCGAGCGCCTGGAGGCCGAAGACATCTCCTTGTTCTACATAAAAGCGCCGATCGAGCTGGGGACTGTCGGCAAAAAAGCCGACAAGCCCCTTAGTTGA